In Nocardioides luti, the DNA window CACCCCTCCTCGATGGGCTACCGCCGGACGGCCAAGGCGATCCTGCCGTCCGTGCTCGCGGCGCTCGGGGTCGAGGACCGGGTGCCGTTCGGGCACCACCTCCCGGTGCCGGCCGCGTCCGCCGTGCCGGCCGCGCCGGGCGGGCTCGGTGCCTGACGGGGGACATATCGGTCGGCTACTGTCCCCATCACCCGTCTTCTCGAGGAGATCGTGTGAGCGAGCCCCCGGTCCTGCTGGTGACCTGCCAGGAGTGGGTCGACGGCGAGCCCGGCCACGCGGCGCTGGACGCGGCCTTCGCCAGCCGGGGCGTGGAGAGCCGCTGGGTCGTCTGGGACGACCTCTCGGTCGACTGGGGCGCCGCTGGTGCCGTCGCGGTCCGGTCGGTCTGGGACTACACGTTGCGGCTGGGCGAGTTCCTCGGGTGGGCGGCCGGCGTCGGGCCGACGCTGCTCAACGGTGCCGACGTCTTCCGCTGGAACACGGACAAGAACTACCTGGTCGAGCTCGGCGACGCCGGCCTGCCGGTCGTCCCGACCGTCGTCGTCGACGACGTGATGGACCTGCGCGCGGCGGCCGTCCAGTTCGGCCTCGCGGTCGCGAAGCCGCGCGTCGGCTCCGGCGGTGGGGGCATCGAGGTGGTCCGCGGCGGGCGTGGCTGGCTGCCGCCGCCCGACGGCTACCACGGCCCCTGGGTCGTGCAGCCGCTCGTCGAGTCCGTCCGCGACGAGGGCGAGGCCTCCGTCTTCGTCTTCAACGGCCGACCGGTGAGCCAGGTCGACAAGCTGCCCGCGCACGGCGACATCCGCGTGCACCAGCGCTTCGGCGGGCACTCCCTGCCGGTCGGCCTCGCCGACGAGACCGCCCTCCTCGCCGCCGAGGCGATCGCCACCGTTGTGGACCTGCTCGGCGCCGAGATCGTCTACGGCCGGGTCGACATGATGCGGTACGACGGCCGCCTGGTCGTCAGCGAGATCGAGCTCACCGAGCCCGGCCTCTACCTCGACGTCCTCCCGCTCAACGCCGACCCGTTCGCCGACGCCGTCGTCGCCCGCCTCTGACGGCTCGGTGGCCGAGGAGGGTGCTGACCTCGGTGGTTGAGGAGGTTGCTCCGGCAACCGTCTCGAAACCACCCTCGCGGTGGATCAGCCCGGCGTCGCCGTCATGACGCGCGAAGCACCCGACACGCCGTGGGCCAGGTGCTTCGCGCGTCATGGCGTGGGCCGCCCCAGACCCCGAACGCCCCGGTCGCACCACCGGCCTCCATCGGCCCGCATCTTTTCGGTGGCCCGCCCCGGAGCCAGTCCCTAGGCTCGCCCGGTGCCCCTCGTGCTGCTCGCCACCTTCAACCTCCTGCCGGACGGCGAGTTCGGCGGCGAGACGCTGACGGCGGCGCTGGCCGAGCGCGGCATCGACGCGCGCTGGGAGGTTTGGGACGACCCCGAGGTCGACTGGGCGGCGGCGGACCTGGTGGTGGTCCGGGCGACGTGGGACTACCAGCGCAGGTGCGAGGAGTTCCTGACCTGGGTGCGGGCCGTGGAGGAGCACACGCCGGTGCTCAACGGCGGCGCGGAGGTCTTCGCCTGGAACGCCGACAAGGCCTACCTCCTCGAGCTCGCCGCCGAGGTCGCCGTGGTGCCGACGCTCCTGGTCGGCAACCGCACCCTGGTCCCCGACCTCGAGGCCGCCCTGGCGGCGTTCGGCCCGATCGTGGTGAAGCCCCGCACCGGTGCCAGCGGCGTCGGCGTCCTCGTGATCGCGCACCGGCAGGACCCGGCCCTGCAGGGCCTGGTGCTCCCGCCGTGGGTGGCGCAGCCGGTCGTGGAGTCGGTGCGCACGCAGGGCGAGACCTCGGTCTACGTGATCGACGGGCACCCGGTCGCCCAGCTGCACAAGCAGCCGTCGGGCGACGAGATCCGGGTGCACGAGCTGTACGGCGGGGCCACCCGCGAGGTGCCGGTCGAGCCCGCGGCGGCCCAGGCGGCCCTCGCGGCGATGGCCGCGACCGAGCGGGTCCTGGGTCGCTCGCTCGACTACGGACGCATCGACCTGATGGCGTACGACGGCGGGCTCGTCGTCAGCGAGGTCGAGCTGATCGAGCCGGGGCTGTACCTCGACGTCTCGTCCACGACCGCCGGGCCGTTCGCGGACCTGGTCGCGTCGCGCCTCTGACGGCCGGCACTTTCTTGCACTCGCGGGGGGCGAGTGCTAAACATGAGGCTGGCACTCTCGTCATGAGAGTGACAACAATCCCCGGTCCGGGGAGTTGAGGTCAGAAGCGCCGGCGGGAAGGGTTCGCCGGGCAGCCTGGTCGTCCGTCGCGGGCAACGAACCGGTCCGCCCCAACTCTGAATTGCGAAGGATCGCAGGAGTTATGCCGAAGCTGATTGCTTTCAACGAGGAGGCCCGACGCGGCCTCGAGCGTGGCATGAACACGCTCGCGGACGCCGTCAAGGTCACCCTCGGTCCCAAGGGCCGCAACGTCGTGCTGGAGAAGAAGTGGGGCGCCCCCACGATCACCAACGACGGTGTGAGCATCGCCAAGGAGATCGAGCTCGAGGACCCGTACGAGAAGATCGGGGCCGAGCTCGTCAAGGAAGTTGCCAAGAAGACCGACGACGTCGCCGGTGACGGCACGACCACCGCCACGGTCCTCGCCCAGGCGATGGTCCGCGAGGGTCTGCGCAACGTGGCCGCGGGTGCGAACCCGATGGGCCTCAAGCGCGGCATCGAGGCGGCCGTCGCCGCCGTGTCCGAGCAGCTCTCGAACATGGCCATCGACATCGAGACCAAGGAGCAGATCGCGGCCACGGCCTCGATCTCCGCCGCTGACCCCACCGTCGGCGAGATCATCGCCGAGGCGATGGACAAGGTCGGCAAGGAAGGTGTCATCACCGTCGAGGAGTCGAACACCTTCGGGCTCGACCTCGAGCTCACCGAGGGGATGCGCTTCGACAAGGGCTACATCTCGGCGTACTTCGTCACCGACCCCGAGCGCATGGAGACGGTCCTCGAGGACCCCTACGTGCTGATCGCCAACTCCAAGATCTCGTCGGTCAAGGACCTGCTGCCGCTCCTCGAGAAGGTCATGCAGTCGGGCAAGCCGCTGCTCATCCTCTCCGAGGACGTCGACGGCGAGGCCCTGTCCACGCTGGTCGTGAACAAGATCCGTGGCACCTTCAAGTCCGTCGCCGTCAAGGCCCCGGGCTTCGGTGACCGCCGCAAGGCCATGCTGCAGGACATCGCGATCCTGACCGGTGGCCAGGTCATCTCCGAGGAGGTCGGCCTCAAGCTCGAGACGGCCGGCATCGAGCTCCTCGGCCAGGCCCGCAAGGTCGTCATCACCAAGGACGAGACCACCATCGTCGAGGGTGCCGGTGACGCCGACCAGATCGCCGGTCGCGTCAACCAGATCCGCGCCGAGATCGAGAAGTCGGACTCCGACTACGACCGCGAGAAGCTGCAGGAGCGCCTGGCCAAGCTGGCCGGCGGCGTCGCGGTCATCAAGGTCGGCGCGGCCACCGAGGTCGAGCTCAAGGAGCGCAAGCACCGCATCGAGGACGCCGTTCGCAACGCGAAGGCGGCCGTCGAGGAGGGCATCGTCGCCGGTGGCGGCGTGGCGCTCGTGCAGGCTGCGGTCGGTGCGTTCGCCAAGCTGGACCTCAAGGGTGACGAGGCGACCGG includes these proteins:
- the groL gene encoding chaperonin GroEL (60 kDa chaperone family; promotes refolding of misfolded polypeptides especially under stressful conditions; forms two stacked rings of heptamers to form a barrel-shaped 14mer; ends can be capped by GroES; misfolded proteins enter the barrel where they are refolded when GroES binds), with the translated sequence MPKLIAFNEEARRGLERGMNTLADAVKVTLGPKGRNVVLEKKWGAPTITNDGVSIAKEIELEDPYEKIGAELVKEVAKKTDDVAGDGTTTATVLAQAMVREGLRNVAAGANPMGLKRGIEAAVAAVSEQLSNMAIDIETKEQIAATASISAADPTVGEIIAEAMDKVGKEGVITVEESNTFGLDLELTEGMRFDKGYISAYFVTDPERMETVLEDPYVLIANSKISSVKDLLPLLEKVMQSGKPLLILSEDVDGEALSTLVVNKIRGTFKSVAVKAPGFGDRRKAMLQDIAILTGGQVISEEVGLKLETAGIELLGQARKVVITKDETTIVEGAGDADQIAGRVNQIRAEIEKSDSDYDREKLQERLAKLAGGVAVIKVGAATEVELKERKHRIEDAVRNAKAAVEEGIVAGGGVALVQAAVGAFAKLDLKGDEATGANIVKYATEAPLKQIAINAGLEGGVVAEKVRNLTPGHGLNAATGEYVDMIASGIIDPAKVTRSALQNAASIAALFLTTEAVVADKPEKAAPMGGDPSGGMGGMDF
- a CDS encoding ATP-grasp domain-containing protein — encoded protein: MPLVLLATFNLLPDGEFGGETLTAALAERGIDARWEVWDDPEVDWAAADLVVVRATWDYQRRCEEFLTWVRAVEEHTPVLNGGAEVFAWNADKAYLLELAAEVAVVPTLLVGNRTLVPDLEAALAAFGPIVVKPRTGASGVGVLVIAHRQDPALQGLVLPPWVAQPVVESVRTQGETSVYVIDGHPVAQLHKQPSGDEIRVHELYGGATREVPVEPAAAQAALAAMAATERVLGRSLDYGRIDLMAYDGGLVVSEVELIEPGLYLDVSSTTAGPFADLVASRL
- a CDS encoding ATP-grasp domain-containing protein, with the protein product MSEPPVLLVTCQEWVDGEPGHAALDAAFASRGVESRWVVWDDLSVDWGAAGAVAVRSVWDYTLRLGEFLGWAAGVGPTLLNGADVFRWNTDKNYLVELGDAGLPVVPTVVVDDVMDLRAAAVQFGLAVAKPRVGSGGGGIEVVRGGRGWLPPPDGYHGPWVVQPLVESVRDEGEASVFVFNGRPVSQVDKLPAHGDIRVHQRFGGHSLPVGLADETALLAAEAIATVVDLLGAEIVYGRVDMMRYDGRLVVSEIELTEPGLYLDVLPLNADPFADAVVARL